From one Labeo rohita strain BAU-BD-2019 chromosome 8, IGBB_LRoh.1.0, whole genome shotgun sequence genomic stretch:
- the elavl4 gene encoding ELAV-like protein 4 isoform X4, with protein MVMGSTETQWRQADLPQLQGWAEKGLLTQPKMIISNMEPQVTNGPNSATANGPSSNSRSCPSPMQTGGSNDDSKTNLIVNYLPQNMTQEEFRSLFGSIGEIESCKLVRDKITGQSLGYGFVNYIDPKDAEKAINTLNGLRLQTKTIKVEAFSQSPFLTSAPVNSPNVSCHRLCQWSCSD; from the exons GGATCGACAGAGACTCAGTGGCGTCAGGCAGACCTGCCGCAGCTCCAGGGCTGGGCTGAGAAGGGACTGCTGACACAGCCAAAGATG ATAATCAGCAACATGGAGCCTCAGGTGACGAATGGGCCGAACTCCGCCACGGCCAACGGGCCCTCCAGCAACAGCCGCAGCTGCCCCTCGCCCATGCAGACCGGCGGCTCTAATGACGACAGCAAGACAAACCTCATTGTCAACTACCTGCCCCAGAACATGACCCAGGAAGAGTTCCGCAGCCTCTTCGGCAGCATTGGCGAGATCGAGTCCTGCAAGCTGGTTCGAGACAAAATCACAG GGCAGAGTCTTGGCTATGGTTTCGTCAACTACATTGACCCAAAAGATGCAGAGAAAGCCATCAACACGTTAAATGGACTCAGACTTCAGACCAAAACTATTAAG GTGGAAGCGTTCTCCCAGTCGCCATTTCTCACGTCTGCGCCAGTCAATTCGCCGAATGTTTCCTGTCACCGTTTGTGCCAGTGGAGCTGCAGTGATTAG